AGAATATTTCTTTAAAATAACCTCCCCTTCCTTATCTGTAAATATTTCCAGAGGATCGCCCTCTCTAATTCTCAAGGTTCTTCTTATTTCTTTTGGTATTACAACTCTTCCTAAATCGTCTATACGTCTAACTATCCCAGTTGCTTTCAAAGTATATTACCTCCTTAATAGGTTATTTTAGTCTTATTATTGTTTTGTTGATGATTTTTTATACATAATTGGTAGTACAATTAGATACCAACCATTTTCTAGATATATTTCAGAGTTGTAAAAAGGGACTGAGTGCACATTTATTCGTTGTGCATTCAGTCCCTTATATTTTTTTATAAAAAGTAGTGTATATTAGTATATTTATTTGTACAGGGTTTTGTCAATTTTTGCTAAAGCATCTTCATCTTTTTTAAGCGGGAATTCTTTCTTCCAGCTGTCTAATTTTTTTGTTAAGAATTCTTCGTTAAATCTGGTATTCAGGATTGTTGACTTTATTTTGTCTTTAACATCATCAAACTTTGTTTCTTCTCTTTTTTCAAACTTCATAACATGATATCCGTATGAAGTTTCAACAACACCGGTATCTCCTGCTTTGTGGTTTGCAAATGCCCAATCTTCGAACTGTGACACCATTTCACCCTTACCGAAAGTATAAACACCTTTGTTATTTACAGTTCCGTCTTGACCCTTATCATCGGAGTTCTTCTCAGCAAGTGCCTGCATGTCAGCACCTTCCTGTGCTTGTTTCAGAAGGTTGTCTGCCTTTTCCTTAGCCTCTTTTTTCTTACCCTCAGTGAAGGCTGCACCTGTTTGCAAATCCTGTGTAGCAACGAGTATATGTGTTACAGTTACTTTATCGTAGTCAGCTTTATGCTCATCATATTGCTTCTTAATTTCATCGTCAGTTATTTTAACTTTGTTTCTTTCGCTTTCAATGTATTTCTGTGACAAAACAAGCTCTTTATAAACTTCTTTGTAGTCAGCCAGAGATACACCATAATCATTTTTTAACTGCTTTTCGGCTTCTGCTCTGCTTCCGCCGGCATTCTGAATTCTTTGATCGATAGCTGATTCAATATTATCCAAGTCTGCTTTTTCAAGCTTGATACCGGCTTCTTTTGCCTTGATTAGCTGAATTTTGATTTCCTGGATACTGTCGAGTGTAGCTTTCTTGATCTGTTCTTTTGCTGTACTTCCTTGGTATTTCTGATTCCAATCAAACTTTGTAGGGTCTTGAGTTTGTGCGTTCTGAAGGAATGAACTCATATTGAACTTTGACAACACCAGATATTCCTGTTTCGTAATACTTAAATCCCCTACTTTTCCAACATCTCCTGAAGACATACTAAAAATAACGACTACAGCTATTACCGCAACTACCAGTATAGCCGCAATAATTCCTATAATTAGCCCTTTTGATGTCTTTTTCACTTTAGCGTTTTCGTTTTCCAAAGGTAATCTCTCCCCATTTTTTTATTCAAAACCTAATTTGTAACCTGAATTTTACAAATTACTTTCGATTATAATTATATTCAATTATACATTAGACTGCAATTTAATAATGTATTGTAACAAAATCTTAATATTTGCCAAATTTTCTCTGCTGGATGAATTTATTAATTTAAATGACAAATACGGGTTGCTGCTGGCATTAAGCATAATCCTTCTAGGGTATTTATCCATAAGCACTCCCAGATATTGCGACACTGTTGAAGCGGATTTACGCAGTGCAAACAATATTATATCGTCCTTCTGTGAAATGCCAATAAAGCCGCACTCCACAGCAAGTGCCTTGATATAAGCAATGTCCATTAGATTTTCAACTTCTTCCGGTATATCTCCGTACCTGTCTATTAACTCATCTCGTAAATCAATTACATCATTTTCATTCTGTATTGCGGCAATTTTCTTATACATATCAATTTTTTGTTCTTCTGAGCTTATATATTCATCATCAATATATGCATTAACATTCAAGTCAACTGCCATTTCCTCGTCAGTAGTGCGTACTTCCTTGCCACTCAGCTCCTGAACCGCTTCATCCAGCAGCTTGCAGTACATTTCGTAGCCAACTGTTTCCAGATGACCATGTTGCTCCGGCCCTAGCAAGTTTCCCGCTCCTCTTATTTCAAGATCCCGCATGGCTATTCTAAAGCCTGAACCAAATTCAGTAAATTCTTTTATAGCCTGGAGTCTTTTCTCCGCTACCTCCGACAGAACCTTATCCTTTTTATATGTGATATAGGCGTATGCAAGCCTGTTGGATCTTCCAACCCTTCCTCTTATCTGATAAAGCTGGGACAAGCCCATTCTGTCGGCATCTTCTACAATAATAGTATTAACATTTGGCATATCAAGCCCCGACTCTATAATAGTAGTACATACAAGTACGTCATATTCCCCGTTTATAAAGCCGTACATTACATCTTCAAGTTCTTTTTCATTCATTTGTCCGTGGGCAACCGCAACTCTGGCTTCAGGTATCATTGTCCTGATTTCCTGTGCTTTTATGTCAATACCCCTTACCCGGTTATACATGTAGAAAACCTGACCGTTTCTTGCCATTTCACGGATTATACCATCACGGATAAGCTCCATATTATATTCCATAACATAGGTCTGCACCGGGTATCTTTCTTCCGGCGGATCCTCCAGAACACTTATATCCCTTATTCCAACCAACGACATGTGAAGTGTTCTGGGAATTGGCGTAGCTGTCAATGTTAGTACGTCAACATTCGGTTTTAGTGTTTTAAGCTTTTCTTTATGGGTTACTCCGAAGCGTTGTTCCTCATCAACTACCAGAAGCCCAAGATCCTTAAATTCAATATCCTTTTGCAGAAGCCTGTGTGTGCCAATAAGTATATCTGTATTTCCTGCCTTAACGGATTTTACAATTTTCTTCTGTTCTGTGGGAGTCCTGAATCTGCTCATGACGTCCACCGTTACCGGGAAGTCGCTCATCCTCTTCTTAAAGTTTTCATACAGCTGCTGGGCTAGAATAGTAGTAGGCGCAAGGTATGCTACCTGCTTTCCATCCATAACAGACTTAAATACAGCCCTTATTGCGACTTCCGTTTTGCCATAGCCTACATCTCCGCAAAGGAGTCTGTCCATCAGCCTTTCGGACTCCATATCCCTTTTTATTTCATCAATACACTTAAGCTGGTCGTCGGTTTCTTGGTATGGGAACAGCTCTTCAAACTGTCTTTGCCACACTGTGTCTTCACAGAAGGCATGACCTTTGGCAGACTGCCTTTGTGCATAAAGCTTTATCAGTTCTGCTGCAAGCTGCTGCAGAGATTCCTTTACACGGCTTTTTGTTTTGGCCCACTCAGTTCCACCAAGCCTATTGACCCTGGGCGTCTTACCTTCAGATCCAATATATTTTTGGAGCAAATCCAGCTGGTTAGTGGGAATATAAAGGAAGTCTCCTTCCTGATACCGGATTTTAAGATAATCCCTTTTAACTTCACCTACGCTGAGCTTTTCAATACCGATATACTGGCCTATACCGTGAGCCTGATGTACAACGAAGTCACCAACGTTGAGGTCAGAAAATGCCTTTATTTTGTTGCCTGCTCTCTTTGCCTTTGCCTTTTTTATTCGTTTATCCTGTCCAAATACCTCAATATCACTTATTACAACAAAGGCCGCTGTAGGGTATTCAAAGCCTTTCTGTAAGCTACCGTGAGTTACAACAACCTCTCCGTTCTGTATCTTATACCCGGGATTATCTTTGTAACTGGACGAAATCTCATTTGTTGCAAGGGTTTCAACCAATCTGTGTCCTCTACCGCTGGGGCCTGAAAGAACTATAATTTTATATTCTTTTTTCCTGAGCTGTCCTATGTCGTCAACAAGTAAATCTATATGGTTTTGGTAAGAGTTCCCTGATTTACAAGGTATTGATATCTGATTATACGGCCTGATAAGTGAGTTGTTGGATGAAATGGCGGACAATGTTACCGTCCTCAAATTCAATATACGGTCTACTATAGAGTCTGTGGAAAAAGCCCATTCTGCTCCTTTAGGCAAAATACCGCCTTTCTCCAGAAGACTCTTTGCAAGCTCTTCATGTTCAAGCTGGACATTCTCAATTCTCTGGGTTATTCTCAGGGTTTCATCCAGTACAATTATTGATTCACTCTCAATGTAGTCAATTACGGAAGCAGGAGTTTCCAGAATATATGGGAGGTATCTGTCAATGCCGGGAAAATAGTGGTGCTCAATCAGATTATCAATATCTTCCTCAACACGCTTTGATATATTTTTAATACCTTCACTGTTGTCCTTCTGCTTCAGCTTTTTAACGTAGTCTGCCAAGTCTCTTTTTATCTTTGAAATTATTGCTTCCTTTGAAATTTCCTTGTAAACTACATCTCTTGCAGGGGCAATTCTACACTCATCAATTGAGTTTGTAGACCGCTGAGTTGTTTCGTC
This region of Clostridium sp. BNL1100 genomic DNA includes:
- the mfd gene encoding transcription-repair coupling factor; its protein translation is MNFFTDPLLKIDEYNTLLTNVREGKGLVSVIGPSDSQKVHLIYSLCTHLQRRGLYVTYNEMQARRAYEDFAFFLGDDVLYYPPKETMLYNIEARSNDIIYQRTKTLLRCLEGNYKLIVMSAEALIQMISPVELFRGGVIDFSVGLQIELDELISKLVLYGYERVETVEGKAQFAVRGGIIDIFAVNSEHPVRIELFDTDVDSIRYFDETTQRSTNSIDECRIAPARDVVYKEISKEAIISKIKRDLADYVKKLKQKDNSEGIKNISKRVEEDIDNLIEHHYFPGIDRYLPYILETPASVIDYIESESIIVLDETLRITQRIENVQLEHEELAKSLLEKGGILPKGAEWAFSTDSIVDRILNLRTVTLSAISSNNSLIRPYNQISIPCKSGNSYQNHIDLLVDDIGQLRKKEYKIIVLSGPSGRGHRLVETLATNEISSSYKDNPGYKIQNGEVVVTHGSLQKGFEYPTAAFVVISDIEVFGQDKRIKKAKAKRAGNKIKAFSDLNVGDFVVHQAHGIGQYIGIEKLSVGEVKRDYLKIRYQEGDFLYIPTNQLDLLQKYIGSEGKTPRVNRLGGTEWAKTKSRVKESLQQLAAELIKLYAQRQSAKGHAFCEDTVWQRQFEELFPYQETDDQLKCIDEIKRDMESERLMDRLLCGDVGYGKTEVAIRAVFKSVMDGKQVAYLAPTTILAQQLYENFKKRMSDFPVTVDVMSRFRTPTEQKKIVKSVKAGNTDILIGTHRLLQKDIEFKDLGLLVVDEEQRFGVTHKEKLKTLKPNVDVLTLTATPIPRTLHMSLVGIRDISVLEDPPEERYPVQTYVMEYNMELIRDGIIREMARNGQVFYMYNRVRGIDIKAQEIRTMIPEARVAVAHGQMNEKELEDVMYGFINGEYDVLVCTTIIESGLDMPNVNTIIVEDADRMGLSQLYQIRGRVGRSNRLAYAYITYKKDKVLSEVAEKRLQAIKEFTEFGSGFRIAMRDLEIRGAGNLLGPEQHGHLETVGYEMYCKLLDEAVQELSGKEVRTTDEEMAVDLNVNAYIDDEYISSEEQKIDMYKKIAAIQNENDVIDLRDELIDRYGDIPEEVENLMDIAYIKALAVECGFIGISQKDDIILFALRKSASTVSQYLGVLMDKYPRRIMLNASSNPYLSFKLINSSSRENLANIKILLQYIIKLQSNV
- a CDS encoding peptidylprolyl isomerase; the protein is MENENAKVKKTSKGLIIGIIAAILVVAVIAVVVIFSMSSGDVGKVGDLSITKQEYLVLSKFNMSSFLQNAQTQDPTKFDWNQKYQGSTAKEQIKKATLDSIQEIKIQLIKAKEAGIKLEKADLDNIESAIDQRIQNAGGSRAEAEKQLKNDYGVSLADYKEVYKELVLSQKYIESERNKVKITDDEIKKQYDEHKADYDKVTVTHILVATQDLQTGAAFTEGKKKEAKEKADNLLKQAQEGADMQALAEKNSDDKGQDGTVNNKGVYTFGKGEMVSQFEDWAFANHKAGDTGVVETSYGYHVMKFEKREETKFDDVKDKIKSTILNTRFNEEFLTKKLDSWKKEFPLKKDEDALAKIDKTLYK